A single window of Salvia splendens isolate huo1 chromosome 6, SspV2, whole genome shotgun sequence DNA harbors:
- the LOC121808850 gene encoding uncharacterized protein LOC121808850: MDNRFSEASTELLGCIACLDPRNSFSRFNDDQVIRLATLYHEDFSANDCSRLPLQLSNFIANVRCDPQFVALRNLGDVATETVKSGKHLFFPLVYRIIELALVLPVATASVERAFSAMKTIKTDLRNRMGDEWMNDSLIVYIEKDLFSTIDNEKILQRFQSMRTRRIQLPPL; encoded by the coding sequence ATGGATAATCGATTTTCTGAAGCTAGCACCGAGTTGCTAGGATGCATAGCATGTCTTGATCCAAGAAATTCTTTCTCTCGATTCAATGATGATCAAGTAATCCGTCTTGCTACTTTATATCACGAGGACTTCTCTGCAAATGATTGTTCACGTCTTCCACTTCAACTTAGTAATTTTATTGCTAATGTACGATGTGATCCTCAATTTGTTGCCTTAAGAAACTTAGGAGACGTTGCTACGGAAACGGTCAAAAGTGGTAAGCATTTGTTTTTTCCGTTGGTTTATCGGATTATTGAGTTGGCATTGGTTTTACCTGTTGCTACTGCTTCTGTTGAGAGAGCATTTTCTGCAATGAAGACTATCAAGACTGACTTGCGAAATCGGATGGGAGATGAGTGGATGAATGATAGTTTAATTGTGTACATTGAGAAGGACCTGTTTTCAACGATTGATAATGAAAAAATCTTGCAACGTTTTCAATCGATGAGAACACGTAGAATTCAGTTGCCACCGCTTTAG